One genomic window of Dysgonomonadaceae bacterium PH5-43 includes the following:
- a CDS encoding putative nucleic-acid-binding protein (product_source=COG5611; cath_funfam=1.10.760.10; cleavage_site_network=SignalP-noTM; cog=COG5611; superfamily=55785), translated as MKRILFFLPLLLALFFSGDALGQNKQLEKQRNKMYKSKLKEYKKEGWKLDASSKTIEVVLLEHYEKLKDENYQEIVGAVSNCNSINVCRQAAYNNAIITYANRSASTVKGRVASDINLNASDFKHSAEFDKFYAAYERFIKAEINSGVLLESYSIKKKSGDTNEYQIYFLINEDKALQARKKAMQRALEETTIAQEYAAKISDFINEGIKSID; from the coding sequence GATGCTTTAGGGCAGAATAAACAGTTGGAAAAGCAACGTAATAAAATGTATAAATCTAAGCTCAAGGAGTACAAAAAAGAAGGATGGAAACTTGATGCCAGCTCTAAAACAATTGAGGTGGTTTTATTAGAACATTATGAAAAATTGAAAGATGAAAACTATCAAGAAATCGTTGGTGCTGTTTCTAATTGCAACTCCATTAATGTATGTCGTCAGGCAGCTTATAATAATGCTATAATAACTTATGCAAACCGTTCAGCTTCAACAGTTAAAGGTCGAGTAGCATCTGATATCAACTTAAACGCATCAGACTTTAAGCATAGTGCGGAATTTGACAAATTCTACGCTGCATACGAACGCTTTATAAAAGCAGAAATAAATAGCGGTGTTCTATTGGAAAGTTATAGTATCAAAAAGAAATCAGGAGATACTAATGAATATCAGATCTATTTCTTAATCAATGAAGACAAAGCGTTGCAAGCTAGGAAGAAAGCCATGCAACGAGCTTTAGAAGAAACAACTATAGCTCAAGAGTATGCTGCCAAAATTTCAGATTTTATAAATGAAGGGATCAAGAGCATAGACTAA